In one window of Carcharodon carcharias isolate sCarCar2 chromosome 14, sCarCar2.pri, whole genome shotgun sequence DNA:
- the LOC121287102 gene encoding proteinase-activated receptor 3-like isoform X5 has product MHRKFSFVCIEISGDNDIGRTLAHDPVPEKFSNNYKHVLNKSGKHHLTSAITTALTPALYIIIFVIGLPTNGMAMYNLITKVQWLPSTIFLINLATADLLLILVLPFKISYHLLGNDWLFGEGLCRTMTAFFYGNMYCSILLLTFISLDRYFALVHPFLSKRFRDNRFAVCSCSVIWVLVVISMLPFLLQRQSYPIQELNITTCHDVLPRKLQSGYFFYYFVCLVVFGFLIPCFVTIFCSVAIIRALMVSEQQFGKAIRTMMLVLIVYLVCFTPSNIILLIHHSEYHLTDSSDLYLFYMICLVLSTFNNCIDPFIYCCISDEFRDKVRSMILFNKVKTGEGSRKILIHTDSSSTCRPLAPVKCV; this is encoded by the exons ATGCACAGGAAG TTTTCTTTTGTCTGTATAGAGATCTCAGGAGATAATGACATTGGAAGAACTTTAGCCCATGACCCTGTTCCAGAAAAGTTCTCAAATAATTATAAGCACGTTTTAAATAAATCAGGCAAACATCACCTAACCAGTGCTATCACCACAGCCTTGACCCCCGCCCTTTACATCATTATATTTGTCATTGGGCTTCCAACCAATGGGATGGCCATGTACAATCTCATTACCAAAGTCCAGTGGTTGCCATCCACCATCTTCCTGATCAACTTGGCGACTGCCGACCTTCTCCTGATCCTGGTGCTGCCGTTCAAGATCTCCTACCACCTCCTGGGCAATGACTGGCTCTTTGGTGAGGGACTTTGTCGGACGATGACCGCCTTCTTCTACGGGAACATGTACTGCTCCATCCTGCTGCTCACCTTCATCAGCCTTGACAGATACTTCGCTCTGGTCCACCCGTTTCTCTCCAAGCGTTTCAGGGACAATCGGTTTGCTGTTTGTTCCTGCTCAGTGATTTGGGTGCTTGTTGTAATCTCCATGTTACCCTTTCTCCTCCAGAGGCAGAGCTACCCAATCCAGGAGCTCAACATCACCACCTGTCATGATGTTTTGCCAAGAAAATTGCAGTCTGGTTATTTCTTTTATTACTTTGTTTGTTTGGTTGTGTTTGGGTTTCTCATTCCGTGTTTTGTTACTATATTCTGCTCTGTGGCTATAATCCGAGCGTTAATGGTTAGTGAACAGCAATTTGGGAAAGCTATTAGGACCATGATGTTAGTGCTGATAGTGTATTTGGTATGTTTCACTCCCAGTAACATAATCCTGCTTATCCATCACTCAGAGTATCACCTCACAGACAGCAGTGACCTGTATTTATTTTATATGATCTGCCTGGTGCTCAGCACCTTCAATAACTGCATTGACCCGTTCATCTATTGTTGCATCTCTGATGAGTTTAGGGACAAGGTGAGGAGCATGATATTGTTTAATAAAGTTAAAACCGGTGAAGGGTCCAGGAAAATACTCATTCATACAGACAGCTCATCAACATGTAGACCTTTGGCACCAGTAAAATGTGTTTAA
- the LOC121287102 gene encoding proteinase-activated receptor 3-like isoform X4 — protein sequence MDLTRTFHALAVSAFLFSSAGLCHAQEEISGDNDIGRTLAHDPVPEKFSNNYKHVLNKSGKHHLTSAITTALTPALYIIIFVIGLPTNGMAMYNLITKVQWLPSTIFLINLATADLLLILVLPFKISYHLLGNDWLFGEGLCRTMTAFFYGNMYCSILLLTFISLDRYFALVHPFLSKRFRDNRFAVCSCSVIWVLVVISMLPFLLQRQSYPIQELNITTCHDVLPRKLQSGYFFYYFVCLVVFGFLIPCFVTIFCSVAIIRALMVSEQQFGKAIRTMMLVLIVYLVCFTPSNIILLIHHSEYHLTDSSDLYLFYMICLVLSTFNNCIDPFIYCCISDEFRDKVRSMILFNKVKTGEGSRKILIHTDSSSTCRPLAPVKCV from the exons ATGGACCTCACCAGAACGTTCCACGCACTTGCTGTCTCAGCTTTCCTGTTCTCATCTGCAGGTCTCTGTCATGCACAGGAAG AGATCTCAGGAGATAATGACATTGGAAGAACTTTAGCCCATGACCCTGTTCCAGAAAAGTTCTCAAATAATTATAAGCACGTTTTAAATAAATCAGGCAAACATCACCTAACCAGTGCTATCACCACAGCCTTGACCCCCGCCCTTTACATCATTATATTTGTCATTGGGCTTCCAACCAATGGGATGGCCATGTACAATCTCATTACCAAAGTCCAGTGGTTGCCATCCACCATCTTCCTGATCAACTTGGCGACTGCCGACCTTCTCCTGATCCTGGTGCTGCCGTTCAAGATCTCCTACCACCTCCTGGGCAATGACTGGCTCTTTGGTGAGGGACTTTGTCGGACGATGACCGCCTTCTTCTACGGGAACATGTACTGCTCCATCCTGCTGCTCACCTTCATCAGCCTTGACAGATACTTCGCTCTGGTCCACCCGTTTCTCTCCAAGCGTTTCAGGGACAATCGGTTTGCTGTTTGTTCCTGCTCAGTGATTTGGGTGCTTGTTGTAATCTCCATGTTACCCTTTCTCCTCCAGAGGCAGAGCTACCCAATCCAGGAGCTCAACATCACCACCTGTCATGATGTTTTGCCAAGAAAATTGCAGTCTGGTTATTTCTTTTATTACTTTGTTTGTTTGGTTGTGTTTGGGTTTCTCATTCCGTGTTTTGTTACTATATTCTGCTCTGTGGCTATAATCCGAGCGTTAATGGTTAGTGAACAGCAATTTGGGAAAGCTATTAGGACCATGATGTTAGTGCTGATAGTGTATTTGGTATGTTTCACTCCCAGTAACATAATCCTGCTTATCCATCACTCAGAGTATCACCTCACAGACAGCAGTGACCTGTATTTATTTTATATGATCTGCCTGGTGCTCAGCACCTTCAATAACTGCATTGACCCGTTCATCTATTGTTGCATCTCTGATGAGTTTAGGGACAAGGTGAGGAGCATGATATTGTTTAATAAAGTTAAAACCGGTGAAGGGTCCAGGAAAATACTCATTCATACAGACAGCTCATCAACATGTAGACCTTTGGCACCAGTAAAATGTGTTTAA